A single Cherax quadricarinatus isolate ZL_2023a chromosome 4, ASM3850222v1, whole genome shotgun sequence DNA region contains:
- the LOC128684585 gene encoding vitelline membrane outer layer protein 1: protein MAPIWLLVVVPYLLGVVAGKGTKQPKEDIHFPLALDWAMNWGEWGPQAFCPQGTYAYAFELKVESEGAIDDTSMNGIMLYCRAPQDVGHDGVKPKVGTLEFTVTSTVQEWGDWQGKRECPEGFLTGVMMKSEAEQGILDDTAANDLEMQCNWSDFTINGGGNHWGTWSSYATCPQGWVICGIETKVEAASAMDDTALNNVIFYCCDAADSLNA from the exons ATGGCGCCCATCTGGCTGTTAGTTGTAGTTCCATACCTACTGG GTGTGGTAGCTGGTAAAGGAACGAAGCAACCGAAGGAAGATATTCACTTTCCCCTCGCACTAGACTGGGCCATGAACTGGGGAGAATGGGGTCCCCAAGCATTCTGTCCTCAAGGAACATATGCCTACGCCTTCGAACTCAAG GTGGAGAGTGAAGGTGCCATTGACGACACCTCCATGAATGGTATTATGTTGTACTGTCGAGCCCCACAGGACGTCGGCCATGATGGTGTTAAGCCCAAGGTGGGCACTCTCGAGTTCACCGTTACCTCCACCGTCCAGGAGTGGGGAGATTGGCAGG GTAAGAGAGAGTGTCCTGAGGGTTTCCTTACGGGAGTGATGATGAAGAGCGAGGCAGAGCAGGGCATCCTGGACGACACGGCCGCCAACGACCTGGAGATGCAGTGTAACTGGTCAGACTTTACCATCAACGGTGGCGGCAACCACTGGGGAACCTGGAGCAGCTATGCCACCTGTCCTCAGG GATGGGTCATATGTGGTATAGAAACGAAGGTGGAGGCAGCGTCCGCTATGGACGACACAGCCCTCAACAACGTCATCTTCTattgctgtgatgctgctgactcTCTTAACGCTTAG